In Dermacentor andersoni chromosome 4, qqDerAnde1_hic_scaffold, whole genome shotgun sequence, the following proteins share a genomic window:
- the LOC126535863 gene encoding uncharacterized protein isoform X2: MAEHCANNDPMSGGAGVAAGDSPGLCVSQKIHWPHNVTCYLVKFYRQTPCLWDHSHRDYSDKAAKERALQQFSNETGYPVEAVRKKLINLRNQFTNEWQKMDRSSNSAKPYRTKWAFYKSLTFLKDVVLPRKPRNALHHEGVHMRMPPMGVQGFDSRSMDMSPSFGFARERRLQDVPQFHHDGLRLENSAQNHQNHRASHNNEDSSHLDGASGGPALLDGVGSQHQDGHRDSSSHQTPPQHQPPQDQDVTVIGAGADVDDLELSQSSNSLVLSPEVTLEEPSSSERRILPGRPRGRIHVLHRHRAAAHSG; the protein is encoded by the exons ATGGCCGAGCACTGTGCCAACAACGACCCAATGTCCGGCGGGGCCGGCGTTGCGGCGGGAGACAGCCCCGGCCTGTGTGTGAGCCAGAAGATCCACTGGCCGCACAACGTCACCTGCTACCTGGTCAAGTTCTACCGGCAGACGCCCTGCCTGTGGGACCACTCGCACCGCGACTACAGCGACAAGGCGGCCAAGGAGCGCGCCCTGCAGCAGTTCTCCAACGAGACCGGCTACCCCGTCGAGGCCGTGCGCAAGAAGCTCATCAACCTGCGCAACCAGTTCACCAACGAGTGGCAGAAGATGGACCGCAGCAGCAACTCGGCCAAGCCGTACCGAACCAAGTGGGCCTTCTACAAGTCCCTCACTTTCCTCAAGGATGTCGTACTGCCACGAAAGCCCAGGAACGCCTTGCAT CACGAGGGCGTACACATGAGGATGCCTCCGATGGGCGTCCAGGGTTTCGACTCCCGCTCGATGGACATGAGCCCGAGCTTTGGTTTTGCCAGGGAGCGGCGGCTCCAAGATGTCCCGCAGTTCCATCACGACGGCCTGCGACTTGAGAATTCTGCGCAGAACCATCAGAACCACAGGGCATCGCACAACAACGAAGATTCCTCGCACCTCGACGGGGCCTCCGGCGGGCCCGCGCTGCTGGACGGCGTAGGGTCGCAGCACCAGGACGGCCACCGAGACAGCTCTTCGCATCAGACGCCGCCGCAACACCAGCCGCCTCAGGACCAGGACGTGACCGTGATCGGGGCGGGCGCCGACGTGGACGACCTGGAGCTGTCGCAGTCCAGCAACTCGTTGGTGCTCTCGCCCGAGGTGACGCTCGAGGAGCCGTCGTCCAGCGAGAGGCGGATCCTCCCG